DNA sequence from the Azospirillum thiophilum genome:
GCCGGCGCGGCGGTCGGGGTGGAGGTAGCGCTGGCGCAGCACGTAGCCGACCAGCCGGCGGTCCTTCAACTGGCGCAGCTCGGCGTCGGCGGCGTCCCAATCGGCCCTCTCCTGGAGGGCGAAGATGCGGCGGTAGCGGCCGGCATCCTCGGCGTCGAGCTGCACCGCGCGGGCCTCGGCATCGTCGGCGAGCAGCAGGGCCGGGGCGGCGGGATCCGCAGCGGGGTTTCCAGCGGTGTCGGTCGCCGGGTCGATGGCGGGGGCATCTTCGGCGGTCGGCGCGGTGGGGGCGGCATCGCCGTATAGGCTGCCGATGTCTGTACCGATGTCCGGAACGCCGAAGTCGGGCGGGCCGAAAGCGGGCGCGACGGGTTTGGGGTATCCGAAATCGAACTCGTCCGGATCGGGCAGGCTGGGATCGGGCAGGCCGGGATTGGCCAGGGCGGCGCTGGGCCGGGCGGAATTGGGCACGGAATCCGGGCCGGGCGGGACGACGGCGTGACCGTCCGGCGCGTGGATGATGAGGGCGGCGCAAGCGGGCCGGAACCCGACCGCACCGTTGGACCCCATGGTGTATGCCACCGTGAGACCCAGCACCCCCAGAAGGTTCCGCCGCAGCGGGACCGCGTTCGCGGCCCGGTATGCTGCACTGCAAAATATCCGGAGCATGGCAATGAGATACCCCACCATCCGGCGATCCGCAAGCAACGGATTCAAACGGATTGTGCCTCGCCGGGTAATCGCCAGTGCAAACAACGGGTTAAGGGGGCTGGGAAAAAGGCTCTAGCCCGATGGGAAGGTGCCTTCCGGCTTCGCTCCATTACATTTGTGTCATACAACCTGCCGAGTCATACGAACGATTTTGCCGGCGCTGTGACATTGCGGCTTTGTTTATGGATACTTGATTTCTTCTTCGGCAATTCTTTGCTGCAACGCAAGCATGTCCCGCCACGCTTCCCGCTTTGCAATCGGGTTGCGCAGGAGGTACGCCGGATGGAGCATCGGCATCAGCGGAATGGGGGTGCCGGCGCCCTCGTAGCTGCGCCACTGGCCGCGCAGGCGGGTGATGCCCTCGGCCCGGTTCAGCAGCGTCTTGGCCGACACGCCGCCCAGCGCCACCAGCAGCTTCGGCCGTACCAGCTCCACATGCCGTTCCAGGAAGGGCAGGCAGGCGGCGATCTCCGACTGGGTCGGGCTGCGGTTGCCGGGCGGGCGCCAGGGCAGGATGTTGGCGATGTAGACCTTGCCGCGGTCCAGCCCGATCTGCGCCAGCATGCGGTCCAGCAGCTTGCCGCTGACCCCGACGAAGGGCTTGCCCTGCCGGTCCTCGTCCTCGCCCGGCGCCTCGCCGATCAGCATCACCGGGGCCTGCGGGTTGCCGTCGGCGAAGACGGTGTTCATCGCCGTCGCCTTCAGCGGGCAGCCGTCGAAGGCGCGCAGCGCCGCTTCCAGCGCGTCGAGCGACTGCGCTTCGCCGGCGCGGGCGCGGGCATGGATGCCGGCCTCGCTGGCGCCCAGCGGCTGGTCGGGCGACTCGAACGGCAGCGCCGGCCGGGGGGCAGGACGGGGGGCGCCCGGGATCCCGCCGCTTCCCATTCCTCCGGCCATTCCTCCGGCCGTCTGGGCACCTGGAGTCATGCCCGGCGGCGCCGCGCGCAGGGGGGTGCGGGCGGTGAAGGCGGACCAGTCGATCGGCTCGTCGCCGATGGCCTCGTCGCAGCCGACATCGGCATGCCAGCGCAGCGCGTCGAGGATGTCGCATACGTCAATCATCGTTTGACCTTACCACAGATCGTGTGGTCTTTCATGTCCAGATACCCAATTTGGGTGCGGGGCAAACCGTGCTACAAGCACGCGCCCGCAAAACAAGGGCGTCCGAGGGGACAAACACCCGAACGAGACCGGTGGGAGAGATGGTGTGATGGAACGCGAACCGCGCGAGGTCATGGAGTATGATGTTCTGATCGTCGGCGCCGGCCCTGCCGGGTTGAGCGCGGCGATCCGCCTGCGCCAGCGCGCGGTCGAGACCGGCCAGGAGATCAGCGTCTGCGTGATCGAGAAGGGGTCGGAGGTGGGCGCCCACCTGCTGTCCGGCGCCGTCTTCGAACCGCACGCGCTCGACGAGCTGATCCCCGACTGGAAGGAGAAGGGCGCCCCCCTCACCACCAAGGCGCGCGAGGACCATTTCCTGTTCCTGACCGAGACGAAGGCCTTCAAGTCGCCCTTCGCCCCGCCGCAGATGAACAATCACGGCAACTACATCATCAGTCTCGGCAACCTCGCCCGCTGGCTGGCCACCCAGGCCGAGGAGCTGGGCGTCGAGATCTATCCGGGCTTCGCCGCCGCGGAAGTGCTGTACGACGATGCCGGCGCCGTCAAGGGCGTCGCCACCGGCGACATGGGCATCGGCAAGGACGGCGAGAAGACCGGCAACTATACGCCCGGCATGGAACTGCACGCCAAGCAGACCATCTTCGCCGAAGGCTGCCGCGGTTCGCTGACCAAGACCCTGTTCGAGAAATTCGACCTGCGCCGCGACTGCCAGCCGCAGACCTACGGCCTCGGCATCAAGGAGCTGTGGGAGATCGACCCGGCCAAGTCGAAGCCCGGCCTGATCGTCCACACCATCGGCTGGCCGATGGACCCCAAGACCTATGGCGGCTCCTGGCTCTACCACATGGAGGGGAATCTGGTGTCGGTCGGCTTCGTCGTCGGCCTCGACTACTGGAACCCGCACATGAGCCCGTTCGAGGAGTTCCAGCGCTACAAGACCCATCCGGCGATCCGCCCGACCTTCGAGGGCGGCCGGCGGCTGGCCTATGGCGCCCGCGCCCTGAACGAGGGCGGCTTCCAGTCGATCCCGAAGCTGACCTTCCCCGGCGGCCTGCTGATCGGCGACGGCGCCGGCTTCCTCAACGTGCCCAAGATCAAGGGCAACCACACCGCCATGAAGTCCGGCATGGTCGCGGCGGAGTCGGTGTTCGACCATCTGACCGGCGGTGCCGAGGGTGCCGAGGTCATCGCCTATCCGGAGCGGCTGAAGCAGTCCTGGGTGTGGCCGGAACTGAATGCGGTGCGCAACATCCGCCCCGGCTTCCAGAAGGGCCTGTGGGCCGGCCTCGCCAACGCCGCCTACGAGACGGCGCTGAAGGGCAAGTCGCCCTGGACACTGAAGCACCATGCCGACAACACCACCCTGGTGAAGGCCAGCGAGGCGCCGAAGATCGTCTACCCCAAGCCGGACGGCAAGGTGACGTTCGACCGTCTGTCCTCGGTCTACCTGTCCAACACCAACCATGAGGAAGACCAGCCGGCGCACCTGACGCTGAAGGACAAGTCGGTTCCGATCAGCGTCAACCTCGCGCTGTACGACGCGCCGGAGCAGCGCTATTGCCCGGCCGGCGTCTATGAGATCGTGCGGAACGAGGACGGCTCCGACCCGCGGTTGCAGATCAACGCGCAGAACTGCGTCCACTGCAAGACCTGCGACATCAAGGATCCGACCCAGAACATCAACTGGGTGGTGCCGGAAGGCGGCGGGGGGCCGAACTATCCGGGCGGCATGTAAGGCAGGCGTATGTGAGGGCCGGGGCGACGTCGCGGAGAGGCCGCAAGCGAAGGGATAGGGAGTGCCCGCCTCCGGTGCCGGTTGCGTCGCCGGGCACTCCTATCTATAAGGCAAGCGGCAACCTTTCTGCGACGGCGCGATGATCGTTTCCTGCCCGACCTGTTCGACGCGCTACACCCTGTCCGACGAGTCGCTCGGACCCGATGGCCGCAAGGTGCGCTGCGCCCGCTGCGGCCACACCTGGTGGCAGATGCCGGAGGGGCAGGAGCAGGACGCGGTGGTGGCCGACGCGCCGACGGAGATCCGGCCAGCCAAATCCGCCACCAAATCCGCGGCCAAGCCCGCCGGCAAACCGGCTGCAAAGGGCAAGTCGCCGAAGGCCCCGCGGGCGAAGCCGACACGCGGCACGGTGATCGGCTTCGCCCTGCTGGCCGCCCTGCTGGCCGGCACCGCCGCCGGGGCCTATCTGGGGCGCGACGCGATCGTGCAGCGCTGGCCGGCAACGGCCCTGCTCTATGAAACGGCCGGGCTGCCGGTCGAGCCGCCGGGCTTCGGGCTGGAGCTGCGCAACATCCGTTCCGAACAGAAGCTGGAGGGCGGGGCGGCCGTCCTGCTGCTGGACGGCGAGGTCGCCAACACCAGCGATGTGGAGCGCATGGTGCCGCCGTTGCGTGCCATCACGCTCGGTCCCGACCGCAAGCCCCTGCAAAGCTGGACCATGGAGCCTTCCGCCGCCACGCTGGCGCCGGGTGCGGTGGCGACCTTCCATCACAGCCAGCCCGGCCCCGGCGCGGTGACCGAGGTCACCATCACCTTCGGCAGCCCGCCGCCCGGCCTGGACGCCGCCGGCCACCCGGTGGAAACGCCGGCCGAAAAGGCCGCGGAGAAGCCGGCGGCTGCGCCGGCTGCCGACAAGCACGCCGCGCCGGCCAAGCCGTCCGGGCATTGAGTTTACGGCCTCAGCGGTCCGGGATGCCGTATTTCCGCAGCTTGTTGGCGATCATCGTGTGCGAGGTCGCGAGCCGGGCCGCCAGCTTGCGGCTGGAGGGGAAGCGCGGGTAGAGCCGGCGCAGCAGCGTCCGCTCGAACCCCGCCATCGCGTCCTCCCAGCTGTCCGCCCAGTTCTCCGCTTGGTCGGCGGGCCCCGCCGACGCCGGTATGCCGGCCCCGGCCAGCTCCAGGTCGGCGGCGTCGAGCGTGCCGCCGTCGCTCATGGTCACGGCGCGGAAGATGACGTTTTCCAGCTGGCGGACATTGCCGGGCCAGCGGTTGGCCAGCAGCGCCGCGGAGGCCGCCGGGGTCAGCCGGCCGGGCGGCCGGCGGGCCTGGGCCGCAGCGCGGGCGATGAAGTGGCGGGCCAGCAACAGGATGTCGCCGCCGCGCTCGC
Encoded proteins:
- a CDS encoding MJ0042-type zinc finger domain-containing protein, with amino-acid sequence MIVSCPTCSTRYTLSDESLGPDGRKVRCARCGHTWWQMPEGQEQDAVVADAPTEIRPAKSATKSAAKPAGKPAAKGKSPKAPRAKPTRGTVIGFALLAALLAGTAAGAYLGRDAIVQRWPATALLYETAGLPVEPPGFGLELRNIRSEQKLEGGAAVLLLDGEVANTSDVERMVPPLRAITLGPDRKPLQSWTMEPSAATLAPGAVATFHHSQPGPGAVTEVTITFGSPPPGLDAAGHPVETPAEKAAEKPAAAPAADKHAAPAKPSGH
- a CDS encoding uracil-DNA glycosylase, with the protein product MIDVCDILDALRWHADVGCDEAIGDEPIDWSAFTARTPLRAAPPGMTPGAQTAGGMAGGMGSGGIPGAPRPAPRPALPFESPDQPLGASEAGIHARARAGEAQSLDALEAALRAFDGCPLKATAMNTVFADGNPQAPVMLIGEAPGEDEDRQGKPFVGVSGKLLDRMLAQIGLDRGKVYIANILPWRPPGNRSPTQSEIAACLPFLERHVELVRPKLLVALGGVSAKTLLNRAEGITRLRGQWRSYEGAGTPIPLMPMLHPAYLLRNPIAKREAWRDMLALQQRIAEEEIKYP
- a CDS encoding electron transfer flavoprotein-ubiquinone oxidoreductase encodes the protein MEREPREVMEYDVLIVGAGPAGLSAAIRLRQRAVETGQEISVCVIEKGSEVGAHLLSGAVFEPHALDELIPDWKEKGAPLTTKAREDHFLFLTETKAFKSPFAPPQMNNHGNYIISLGNLARWLATQAEELGVEIYPGFAAAEVLYDDAGAVKGVATGDMGIGKDGEKTGNYTPGMELHAKQTIFAEGCRGSLTKTLFEKFDLRRDCQPQTYGLGIKELWEIDPAKSKPGLIVHTIGWPMDPKTYGGSWLYHMEGNLVSVGFVVGLDYWNPHMSPFEEFQRYKTHPAIRPTFEGGRRLAYGARALNEGGFQSIPKLTFPGGLLIGDGAGFLNVPKIKGNHTAMKSGMVAAESVFDHLTGGAEGAEVIAYPERLKQSWVWPELNAVRNIRPGFQKGLWAGLANAAYETALKGKSPWTLKHHADNTTLVKASEAPKIVYPKPDGKVTFDRLSSVYLSNTNHEEDQPAHLTLKDKSVPISVNLALYDAPEQRYCPAGVYEIVRNEDGSDPRLQINAQNCVHCKTCDIKDPTQNINWVVPEGGGGPNYPGGM